A DNA window from Enoplosus armatus isolate fEnoArm2 chromosome 9, fEnoArm2.hap1, whole genome shotgun sequence contains the following coding sequences:
- the LOC139290376 gene encoding tetratricopeptide repeat protein 24 isoform X3: MASDVSPPGEDEVKVRRRRREVRKKEVQAVDIEELTSAGHRALQEGRTEDALSCFNNTLKAAGQLQDSRILQACSFNLGAAYVEAGQPKKGLDFLRRAQSGPKAARLPDLQFNLALAHNALGQSREAAAYFLQAAQLYRSQGDGRSEGGACLEMSHCYSRVQDWSLAVQGFLRAAESYRMAAMLDSAAAALKEAGSHMIQSAQFSHDDIIGVLTECLSLTDSITDPRILGELYLSVGVSYCRLRCFQEAVQCFQEALGPTAQRPPLLAKVLHNLGAALNSVGQFTPAVGYHRLAAGLYGSLGCRGDQARCFCNLAFACSQMGDEEEATESFIHALQGFRDTDDHLAQVQVCESLAECYLKQKKQQKAVQLYQQALSALSHCKDTSDCVRDRLVVHLTAALQQSLTVSLQLPRPLRPHPKHLTDPPVGPRVRKSDITQSPGRTSNQQPEDQEGEGQGSGQKATGTQEAAEHCGSAGGRATEGHEYMTIVPGLHSSYQSNQLQHNRKWR; the protein is encoded by the exons ATGGCGTCAGATGTGTCTCCTCCAGGTGAGGATGAGGTGAAGgtcagaaggaggaggagggaggtgaggaagaaGGAGGTTCAGGCGGTGGACATCGAGGAGTTAACATCTGCTGGTCATAGAGCTCTGCAGGAGGGACGGACGGAGGATGCGCTGAGCTGCTTTAACAACACACTGAAGGCTGCAGGACAG ctgcaggATTCGCGCATCCTCCAGGCCTGTTCCTTTAACCTCGGTGCAGCTTACGTGGAGGCGGGCCAGCCTAAGAAAGGTCTGGACTTCCTGCGTCGGGCTCAGTCCGGTCCAAAGGCAGCCCGTCTGCCAGACCTCCAGTTCAACCTGGCCCTGGCCCACAATGCACTAGGGCAGAGCCGAGAGGCTGCCGCCTACTTCCTGCAGGCCGCTCAGCTGTACAGATCGCAGGGAGACGGACGCAGCGAGGGGGGCGCCTGCTTGGAGATGAGCCACTGCTACAGCAGAGTACAG gactgGTCTCTGGCGGTTCAGGGTTTTCTGCGTGCTGCAGAGAGTTACAGAATGGCGGCCATGTTGGATTCTGCAGCCGCTGCCCTCAAAGAGGCAGGAAGTCACATGATCCAGTCAGCTCAGTTCAGCCATGATGACATCATTGGCGTGCTGACAGAGTGTCTGAGTTTGACAGACAGCATCACTGACCCGAGGATTCTGG GTGAGCTGTACCTGTCAGTGGGCGTGTCTTACTGCCGCCTCAGGTGTTTCCAGGAGGCCGTGCAGTGTTTCCAGGAGGCTCTGGGCCCCACGGCTCAGAGGCCTCCCTTGCTGGCCAAAGTGCTGCACAACCTAGGAGCCGCTCTAAACTCTGTGGGCCAGTTCACACCTGCTGTGGGCTACCACAGGCTGGCTGCTGGACTCTACG gctctCTGGGTTGCCGTGGCGACCAGGCTCGGTGTTTCTGTAACTTGGCGTTCGCCTGCAGTCAGATGGGTGATGAAGAAGAGGCAACAGAGAGCTTCATCCACGCTCTACAGGGATTCAGAGACACCG aTGACCACCTGGCTCAGGTTCAGGTGTGTGAGTCGTTGGCAGAGTGTTACctgaagcagaagaagcagcagaaagcTGTTCAGCTCTACCAACAGGCTCTGAGCGCCCTGTCTCACTGCAAG gACACTTCTGATTGTGTTCGGGATCGTCTGGTGGTGCATCTGACAGCAGCTCTACAGCAGAGTCTGACTGTCAGTCTGCAG ttgCCCCGTCCACTCAGACCACACCCAAAACACCTCACCGACCCACCAGTCGGACCTCGGGTCAG GAAGAGTGACATCACACAGAGTCCAGGCAGAACGTCCAACCAGCAACCAGAGGATCAGGAGGGGGAGGGTCAAG GATCAGGGCAGAAGGCCACAGGTacacaggaagcagcagagcaTTGTGGGTCGGCAGGGGGCAGAGCCACTGAAGGACATGAATACATGACCATTGTACCTGGACTACACAG TTCATACCAGTCCAAccagctgcagcaca acaggaagtggaggtgA
- the LOC139290376 gene encoding tetratricopeptide repeat protein 24 isoform X1, which produces MASDVSPPGEDEVKVRRRRREVRKKEVQAVDIEELTSAGHRALQEGRTEDALSCFNNTLKAAGQLQDSRILQACSFNLGAAYVEAGQPKKGLDFLRRAQSGPKAARLPDLQFNLALAHNALGQSREAAAYFLQAAQLYRSQGDGRSEGGACLEMSHCYSRVQDWSLAVQGFLRAAESYRMAAMLDSAAAALKEAGSHMIQSAQFSHDDIIGVLTECLSLTDSITDPRILGELYLSVGVSYCRLRCFQEAVQCFQEALGPTAQRPPLLAKVLHNLGAALNSVGQFTPAVGYHRLAAGLYGSLGCRGDQARCFCNLAFACSQMGDEEEATESFIHALQGFRDTDDHLAQVQVCESLAECYLKQKKQQKAVQLYQQALSALSHCKDTSDCVRDRLVVHLTAALQQSLTVSLQLPRPLRPHPKHLTDPPVGPRVRKSDITQSPGRTSNQQPEDQEGEGQGSGQKATGTQEAAEHCGSAGGRATEGHEYMTIVPGLHSSYQSNQLQHSELWSDRENLHTDSETSLVQEIDASPTGPDGVREATPHAARWKSRFCSLM; this is translated from the exons ATGGCGTCAGATGTGTCTCCTCCAGGTGAGGATGAGGTGAAGgtcagaaggaggaggagggaggtgaggaagaaGGAGGTTCAGGCGGTGGACATCGAGGAGTTAACATCTGCTGGTCATAGAGCTCTGCAGGAGGGACGGACGGAGGATGCGCTGAGCTGCTTTAACAACACACTGAAGGCTGCAGGACAG ctgcaggATTCGCGCATCCTCCAGGCCTGTTCCTTTAACCTCGGTGCAGCTTACGTGGAGGCGGGCCAGCCTAAGAAAGGTCTGGACTTCCTGCGTCGGGCTCAGTCCGGTCCAAAGGCAGCCCGTCTGCCAGACCTCCAGTTCAACCTGGCCCTGGCCCACAATGCACTAGGGCAGAGCCGAGAGGCTGCCGCCTACTTCCTGCAGGCCGCTCAGCTGTACAGATCGCAGGGAGACGGACGCAGCGAGGGGGGCGCCTGCTTGGAGATGAGCCACTGCTACAGCAGAGTACAG gactgGTCTCTGGCGGTTCAGGGTTTTCTGCGTGCTGCAGAGAGTTACAGAATGGCGGCCATGTTGGATTCTGCAGCCGCTGCCCTCAAAGAGGCAGGAAGTCACATGATCCAGTCAGCTCAGTTCAGCCATGATGACATCATTGGCGTGCTGACAGAGTGTCTGAGTTTGACAGACAGCATCACTGACCCGAGGATTCTGG GTGAGCTGTACCTGTCAGTGGGCGTGTCTTACTGCCGCCTCAGGTGTTTCCAGGAGGCCGTGCAGTGTTTCCAGGAGGCTCTGGGCCCCACGGCTCAGAGGCCTCCCTTGCTGGCCAAAGTGCTGCACAACCTAGGAGCCGCTCTAAACTCTGTGGGCCAGTTCACACCTGCTGTGGGCTACCACAGGCTGGCTGCTGGACTCTACG gctctCTGGGTTGCCGTGGCGACCAGGCTCGGTGTTTCTGTAACTTGGCGTTCGCCTGCAGTCAGATGGGTGATGAAGAAGAGGCAACAGAGAGCTTCATCCACGCTCTACAGGGATTCAGAGACACCG aTGACCACCTGGCTCAGGTTCAGGTGTGTGAGTCGTTGGCAGAGTGTTACctgaagcagaagaagcagcagaaagcTGTTCAGCTCTACCAACAGGCTCTGAGCGCCCTGTCTCACTGCAAG gACACTTCTGATTGTGTTCGGGATCGTCTGGTGGTGCATCTGACAGCAGCTCTACAGCAGAGTCTGACTGTCAGTCTGCAG ttgCCCCGTCCACTCAGACCACACCCAAAACACCTCACCGACCCACCAGTCGGACCTCGGGTCAG GAAGAGTGACATCACACAGAGTCCAGGCAGAACGTCCAACCAGCAACCAGAGGATCAGGAGGGGGAGGGTCAAG GATCAGGGCAGAAGGCCACAGGTacacaggaagcagcagagcaTTGTGGGTCGGCAGGGGGCAGAGCCACTGAAGGACATGAATACATGACCATTGTACCTGGACTACACAG TTCATACCAGTCCAAccagctgcagcaca gtgaaCTGTGGTCGGACAGAGAGAACCTTCACACTGACAG tgaaACCTCCTTGGTCCAGGAGATAGATGCCTCGCCCACCGGCCCAGATGGCGTCAGAGAGGCCACACCCCATGCCGCCAGGTGGAAGTCTCGGTTCTGTTCACTGATGTAG
- the LOC139290376 gene encoding tetratricopeptide repeat protein 24 isoform X2 has product MASDVSPPGEDEVKVRRRRREVRKKEVQAVDIEELTSAGHRALQEGRTEDALSCFNNTLKAAGQLQDSRILQACSFNLGAAYVEAGQPKKGLDFLRRAQSGPKAARLPDLQFNLALAHNALGQSREAAAYFLQAAQLYRSQGDGRSEGGACLEMSHCYSRVQDWSLAVQGFLRAAESYRMAAMLDSAAAALKEAGSHMIQSAQFSHDDIIGVLTECLSLTDSITDPRILGELYLSVGVSYCRLRCFQEAVQCFQEALGPTAQRPPLLAKVLHNLGAALNSVGQFTPAVGYHRLAAGLYGSLGCRGDQARCFCNLAFACSQMGDEEEATESFIHALQGFRDTDDHLAQVQVCESLAECYLKQKKQQKAVQLYQQALSALSHCKDTSDCVRDRLVVHLTAALQQSLTVSLQLPRPLRPHPKHLTDPPVGPRVRKSDITQSPGRTSNQQPEDQEGEGQGSGQKATGTQEAAEHCGSAGGRATEGHEYMTIVPGLHSSYQSNQLQHKQSDDVPLNRQEVEVMTYLCVFR; this is encoded by the exons ATGGCGTCAGATGTGTCTCCTCCAGGTGAGGATGAGGTGAAGgtcagaaggaggaggagggaggtgaggaagaaGGAGGTTCAGGCGGTGGACATCGAGGAGTTAACATCTGCTGGTCATAGAGCTCTGCAGGAGGGACGGACGGAGGATGCGCTGAGCTGCTTTAACAACACACTGAAGGCTGCAGGACAG ctgcaggATTCGCGCATCCTCCAGGCCTGTTCCTTTAACCTCGGTGCAGCTTACGTGGAGGCGGGCCAGCCTAAGAAAGGTCTGGACTTCCTGCGTCGGGCTCAGTCCGGTCCAAAGGCAGCCCGTCTGCCAGACCTCCAGTTCAACCTGGCCCTGGCCCACAATGCACTAGGGCAGAGCCGAGAGGCTGCCGCCTACTTCCTGCAGGCCGCTCAGCTGTACAGATCGCAGGGAGACGGACGCAGCGAGGGGGGCGCCTGCTTGGAGATGAGCCACTGCTACAGCAGAGTACAG gactgGTCTCTGGCGGTTCAGGGTTTTCTGCGTGCTGCAGAGAGTTACAGAATGGCGGCCATGTTGGATTCTGCAGCCGCTGCCCTCAAAGAGGCAGGAAGTCACATGATCCAGTCAGCTCAGTTCAGCCATGATGACATCATTGGCGTGCTGACAGAGTGTCTGAGTTTGACAGACAGCATCACTGACCCGAGGATTCTGG GTGAGCTGTACCTGTCAGTGGGCGTGTCTTACTGCCGCCTCAGGTGTTTCCAGGAGGCCGTGCAGTGTTTCCAGGAGGCTCTGGGCCCCACGGCTCAGAGGCCTCCCTTGCTGGCCAAAGTGCTGCACAACCTAGGAGCCGCTCTAAACTCTGTGGGCCAGTTCACACCTGCTGTGGGCTACCACAGGCTGGCTGCTGGACTCTACG gctctCTGGGTTGCCGTGGCGACCAGGCTCGGTGTTTCTGTAACTTGGCGTTCGCCTGCAGTCAGATGGGTGATGAAGAAGAGGCAACAGAGAGCTTCATCCACGCTCTACAGGGATTCAGAGACACCG aTGACCACCTGGCTCAGGTTCAGGTGTGTGAGTCGTTGGCAGAGTGTTACctgaagcagaagaagcagcagaaagcTGTTCAGCTCTACCAACAGGCTCTGAGCGCCCTGTCTCACTGCAAG gACACTTCTGATTGTGTTCGGGATCGTCTGGTGGTGCATCTGACAGCAGCTCTACAGCAGAGTCTGACTGTCAGTCTGCAG ttgCCCCGTCCACTCAGACCACACCCAAAACACCTCACCGACCCACCAGTCGGACCTCGGGTCAG GAAGAGTGACATCACACAGAGTCCAGGCAGAACGTCCAACCAGCAACCAGAGGATCAGGAGGGGGAGGGTCAAG GATCAGGGCAGAAGGCCACAGGTacacaggaagcagcagagcaTTGTGGGTCGGCAGGGGGCAGAGCCACTGAAGGACATGAATACATGACCATTGTACCTGGACTACACAG TTCATACCAGTCCAAccagctgcagcaca AACAATCTGACGATGTTCCAttgaacagacaggaagtggaggtgATGACgtacctgtgtgttttcaggtga
- the LOC139290376 gene encoding tetratricopeptide repeat protein 24 isoform X4, with product MASDVSPPGEDEVKVRRRRREVRKKEVQAVDIEELTSAGHRALQEGRTEDALSCFNNTLKAAGQLQDSRILQACSFNLGAAYVEAGQPKKGLDFLRRAQSGPKAARLPDLQFNLALAHNALGQSREAAAYFLQAAQLYRSQGDGRSEGGACLEMSHCYSRVQDWSLAVQGFLRAAESYRMAAMLDSAAAALKEAGSHMIQSAQFSHDDIIGVLTECLSLTDSITDPRILGELYLSVGVSYCRLRCFQEAVQCFQEALGPTAQRPPLLAKVLHNLGAALNSVGQFTPAVGYHRLAAGLYGSLGCRGDQARCFCNLAFACSQMGDEEEATESFIHALQGFRDTDDHLAQVQVCESLAECYLKQKKQQKAVQLYQQALSALSHCKDTSDCVRDRLVVHLTAALQQSLTVSLQLPRPLRPHPKHLTDPPVGPRVRKSDITQSPGRTSNQQPEDQEGEGQEKQQLYHINST from the exons ATGGCGTCAGATGTGTCTCCTCCAGGTGAGGATGAGGTGAAGgtcagaaggaggaggagggaggtgaggaagaaGGAGGTTCAGGCGGTGGACATCGAGGAGTTAACATCTGCTGGTCATAGAGCTCTGCAGGAGGGACGGACGGAGGATGCGCTGAGCTGCTTTAACAACACACTGAAGGCTGCAGGACAG ctgcaggATTCGCGCATCCTCCAGGCCTGTTCCTTTAACCTCGGTGCAGCTTACGTGGAGGCGGGCCAGCCTAAGAAAGGTCTGGACTTCCTGCGTCGGGCTCAGTCCGGTCCAAAGGCAGCCCGTCTGCCAGACCTCCAGTTCAACCTGGCCCTGGCCCACAATGCACTAGGGCAGAGCCGAGAGGCTGCCGCCTACTTCCTGCAGGCCGCTCAGCTGTACAGATCGCAGGGAGACGGACGCAGCGAGGGGGGCGCCTGCTTGGAGATGAGCCACTGCTACAGCAGAGTACAG gactgGTCTCTGGCGGTTCAGGGTTTTCTGCGTGCTGCAGAGAGTTACAGAATGGCGGCCATGTTGGATTCTGCAGCCGCTGCCCTCAAAGAGGCAGGAAGTCACATGATCCAGTCAGCTCAGTTCAGCCATGATGACATCATTGGCGTGCTGACAGAGTGTCTGAGTTTGACAGACAGCATCACTGACCCGAGGATTCTGG GTGAGCTGTACCTGTCAGTGGGCGTGTCTTACTGCCGCCTCAGGTGTTTCCAGGAGGCCGTGCAGTGTTTCCAGGAGGCTCTGGGCCCCACGGCTCAGAGGCCTCCCTTGCTGGCCAAAGTGCTGCACAACCTAGGAGCCGCTCTAAACTCTGTGGGCCAGTTCACACCTGCTGTGGGCTACCACAGGCTGGCTGCTGGACTCTACG gctctCTGGGTTGCCGTGGCGACCAGGCTCGGTGTTTCTGTAACTTGGCGTTCGCCTGCAGTCAGATGGGTGATGAAGAAGAGGCAACAGAGAGCTTCATCCACGCTCTACAGGGATTCAGAGACACCG aTGACCACCTGGCTCAGGTTCAGGTGTGTGAGTCGTTGGCAGAGTGTTACctgaagcagaagaagcagcagaaagcTGTTCAGCTCTACCAACAGGCTCTGAGCGCCCTGTCTCACTGCAAG gACACTTCTGATTGTGTTCGGGATCGTCTGGTGGTGCATCTGACAGCAGCTCTACAGCAGAGTCTGACTGTCAGTCTGCAG ttgCCCCGTCCACTCAGACCACACCCAAAACACCTCACCGACCCACCAGTCGGACCTCGGGTCAG GAAGAGTGACATCACACAGAGTCCAGGCAGAACGTCCAACCAGCAACCAGAGGATCAGGAGGGGGAGGGTCAAG aaaagcagcaacttTATCACATCAACTCAACCTGA